The genomic stretch CTCCTCTATTCAGATATGACTTACTGGGTTTTGTTGATGGCTCACGTCCCTTCCCCCTGTGCAGATAACACATACAGATGCCACGCTCCCTCAAGCGAATCCTGATCATATTCTCTGGCTCCGCcaggatcaacttctcctcaatgctattataggttcgatgtctcctactcttgtgcaattcatttcttcatcaacttcatctAGAGACACATGACAAACGCTGGAGAGAACCTATGTCGCTCCCTCACGTGGCAGAATTATGACTCATCGTCAAAATCTTGCCAACCCTCAACAGGGTAACAGGTCTATCACTGATTATATGCAGGACATCAAAAGAAAGATTGACGCTCTTGTgcttatgaatgtcaaagttgaCTTTGATGAGCTCTCTATTCGTGTCCTGAATGGTCTTAGCCAAGATTACTACAATATCTCACATGCTCTGCAAGTTCGTGACGTCCCTATTACCTTTAATGAGCTATTTGAGCAGCTCCTCAACTATGAAGCCTAGTTAAAAGTCTCAACACCATCTCCATCTTCGATGCCAATGACTGTTCTTGTGGCTCCAATAGGGAATTCTCGTAATCGGTATTCAAACTATCGTGGTGGTTGCCAGCAGGTTTCGCCTATATCCCATTAGCCACGCATGTCTACTCCTGGGCTATCTACGTGTCCTCCTGCACATCCAGCTGTGTCCAGTCCCAATCGTTATCTTGGGCGCTGTCAGATTTGTGGTGTCCAAGGTAACTCTGCTCGCCAATGCGATCATATGACTACCTCGATGCTTGCTCTGCTTCCACCGGCTCCTCCGCGTGCTCCGCGTCCCACGTATAGTGTGCCGTTTGTGCACACTGCCGTTCATTATACACCTTCGTCTGATTCTCAGGAATGGGTTGTTGACTCTGGCGCCTCTCATCATGTCACCACTGATCTCACTACTCTCTCGTTGCATAAGCCTTACTCTGGGAATGATAGCGTCGTCATTGGTGATGGTTCTAAACTACCTATTACACACActggttctttctctttctctatttcatctttccctttagttttctccaatattttatttatgtcatCTATGTCAAAAAATTTGATTTCTGTCGTAGCACTTTGTGCTACTAATCCTGttacatttcttttctttaattCCTATTTTCAGGTGTTGGATCGTTGTACGGGAGCGACATTGGTCAACGGGGTCCATAGAGATGGTGTCTATTACTGGCCAAAATTTATGTCTACGCTATCATCGCCTTCCACCTTTTCTATGTCTGTCTCGTCATCTATTTCCTTATAGCATAGTCGTTTAGGTCATCCGTCATTAGATGTTTTGCAACGTTTTTTTTATTCATTAGATGTGTTTCTTAATGGTCATCTTGCAGAGGAGGTTTATATGGTGCAACCTTCGGATATGTGCAGTGCTGAGTTTTCGGATCATGTGTGTCGTTTGCATTTATGGCCTGAAGCAGGCTCCACGCACCTGGTATTTAGAGTTTCACGTTTTCTTGGTCTCTCTTAGCTTTATCGCATCCCGAGCTGATAcctccttatttatttattcCCGGGATGATACTGTTATCTATTTCCTTTTATATGTTTATGATCTAATCATTATAGGGAGTGATGCTTCTTCTGTTGATGTCATAGTATGTAAACTTCATGCAAAATTTACGATTAAGGAtcttggtgttagagtgtatactaaaaacctagcttttgtaaacatttattttgaaataaaaaatcacattggtcaaaaatgtctatatCTACATgttaagtgtaattgttcaattaatttatattatagataacatggtgtgtggtgtcacacacagaagatcatgttatcgattctttataaactataaacagtagctcacgactaagatggaaaggaacaaatcattggaatagttgtagtgtaattaggtattagtttatcttgactaatatattacactaatacactctgagtgtattgagcaggaccatttaaggtaagttctttttatactgacttaataaaagaataagaccttagttattatggaagtatgtgctcttaatcctaatataataacaagcacatatatttagtattcattccTTTAAcgtatcaaagggtgagatttagctcgataaatcaatgggtccgataagttgagaaatgatattacttatagtatgtgttgttgattatagaaggaaattgtgtcctaataatctaggttgataatgtccccaagaggagctcataaggattgtcatgttaaaccctgcaggtggacttaatctgacatgacgataaagttgagtggtactacttttggactaaaacatttgatcctgtttgagaagctggacaagacggagatccggaagaagaaacCCACTATTGATGGAGAAGAAAACCTAgagaacgccgatccgagaaacccaaagcggatcgggaagaatAGGATCAGCCAATGCCCTCCTTGCGCGAAGACCCGATGACGAGAGAGAGAGATCCAATCAAAGAGAAAACCATATCCGGAGCTTCCAAGACCTCCTacacacaagagaccagccaacactatcgtcagtgacctaagaccagggtgggaatccctgactaggccctccgacgctcaagttagtgatctttcttggtgtggaagaagaagatgagcagtagttgaaaattagggttacgaATGTAcgtgatgatgtgaacttacctcgccaacggagaggattcccccttttataccacttcatataacctccgtagtcatgaagtggaccccggtttgttagagtttgttatgagatgacgtaagctgcgtacttgtggtgaatgacttttaaggaatctttcttgtaccccagatgtaccttttttgtcgtttagcacctgcaaaacaatctaaaatcacatttcccgccaaaatatataatacctgtcatatagtcacatattgcagatatcttcattaattatcttatttgaaatatttacctctATCCTATCTCATGAGTccctttaaagtgtttctatcgtttcttcccgcccctcctgcttctattatatcatggatagctcaatataccaatgttccttgtatcgATCAAAGTTAATCATGACTAGGTTTAGTTAATGATTATTATTCCTCCTGAGGCTTCTGTCGGCGCCCTTCTATGTTAATTATCCTAACTAGCactaggctatattttatcaagtatctttccaaggtattggtCAACCGGCCGGTCTTGGCTtttcttcttaaaggcatgtttaGATCGATATTGGTCTGCCTCCTTAAAGatgtatcccggccgatattggtcttcctccttggaagcatatttcggtcgatatagacctacctcctttcaaggtatatcccggtcgatattggcctacctcctttgaggtatatgctaactgatatggatcttcctccttggaagcatatttcggtcgatatagacctacctcctttcaaggtatatcccggccgatattagcctacctcctttgaggtatatgccaattgatatgggtcttcctccttggaagcatatttcggtcgatacagacCTACCTCTTTTCAatgtatatcctggccgatattagcctacctcctttgaggtatatgctaacTGATATGGATCTTCCACCTtagaagtatatttcggtcgatatagacctacCTCCTTTCAAGGTATATTccggctgatattagcctacctcttttgaggtatatgccaattgatatgggtcttcctccttggaagcatatttcggtcgatacagacCTACCTCTTTTCAagatatatcccggtcgatattagcctacctcctttgaggtatatgctaattgatatgggtcttcctccttggaagcatatttcggtcgatacagacCTACCTCTTTtcaaggtatatctcggccgatattagcctacctcctttgaggtatatgccaattgatatggatcttcctccttggaggcatatttcggtcgataccaacctacctccttttgaggtataccccggccgatattagcctaccttctccGTTTGGTTATATCCTTTCCCCTTCTTACCGGGGAtctatgaaacctaacccatatcaacattaattaaaatgagttatcagtaactcaattaagtAGTGGACatccaatatcttaaacacagggagactaacacactcatgataagaaggagctcataatgtaatttaggattggtgcggtggtACAATAAtagctctctagtggaatgagttattattgatgaacttgagttgtgtgttcagggcgaacatgggatactcgagctcatcgggaggccaaaaccaatttctcctctaggtctctgtcgtagcctcaataaagcctcaaatcTACttatgaaaagcccatcttggtgccCAAAAAGGGGCCTggccatggcttggtgaccaagccatagggtcggccacttcctcctcaaaagggccggccctttgcttggtgcccaagcaagaaggggccggccaccataATTCAAACTATGaggagtgttttgaatttttaaaatcttctctttgtagataactacaagttttaaaagaggaattttaaatttataaaaactttccttatttgaattagaccacatggtttaaaagaaagttttaaaactttcattttttaaccatccacatggattttaaaaagagagttttagttttaaaactttccttttttttgtaaccatgttaaaaaagaaaattttaaatgagaagtttttaaaacttagtttaaaattttctttttttaaaattcacattaggaatttaaaagagagcttgtaaaattttataagagctttccttctttacttataaaatttttacaagattattttttcttcttttaagggtcgaccacccttgcttggtgcccaagcaaggggtcgaccaatcaACCATCCAATCAAGAGGAgagaaaaggaattaaaaaggaggaaagggaaaacaaaaggaagattttaatttttgtaaaaaatatttcttatttgccttgggcaagtattataaaagaaggggaggagaagcCTCATCAgagatcaattcttattctcttgcttgtgctccctcttgtggccgaccctccccCCTtttctttccccttgctctcttttatttctttgtgatAGTGGTGGctagattttagagaaggaggaaggagcttttgggtggtgttcatcttggaggatcgtcgcccacacgacgtccaagaggaggcgaggaatacgacagaagatctcgaggttattagcatacaaagaaaaggtataactagtaattatttttcacatcatgctagtttttctttgtatgaattccaaacacaagagacatatgattctaaagtttcgaatttgtgattcgagtttgtgttttttttttcgaatttgtgattcgattgttctttttggttaaacctagagttatataaggaaattaaatattagctttccttaaaaggctttgtctaggcggtggtggatgatctcatacccaagaaggactagtgcctcgccatgcagttctggacgccaattttggaaattaatatttaattgaatttataacataggtggatttggatcaataatgttaagcatcgtttgtgatccaaatctaaaccattaagaacagataagttaaatttggaatcaataatgttaagttccgtttgcaattcctaatttaatttctaaataacacaataggttgtttaggaaaggttcgacacttgtacaaaatttttgtacggtggagtcggtacgatcttcctaggaccaaccaacacttggggctctttccctcttctgcGGTATTGAAGTTcgcccaacctcaaatggtcttctctTGTCTCAACAAAAATATGCCACTGATATTCTCTTCAAACACAACATGCTTAATTCCAAGCTGATCTCCACAACTATTGCTGTTGGCTCTCGTCTTACTTTGCATGATGGATCTTCATCTTTTGATACGACTAAGTTCCGACAAGTGGTTAGAGGCTTACAACATCTTCGTATGACTCATCCTGATATTTCCTTTGCGATCAACAAGCTTTCACAGTTTATGCATGCTTCTTCAGAGACGCATTGGGGTGTTGTGAAGCATCTACTTCGGTATCTCAATGGTACTAGGGATCTTGGCATTCGTCTTCTTGCAAATACATCTTTTACTCTTCATGGTTTCTCTGATACAGACTGGGCAGGAGATCCAGATGATCGGTGTTCTACAAGTGCATGTATTATTTTTCTAGGTGCTAATCCGGTTTCCTGGAAATCTACCAAACAGCGCACGGTTGCACACTCTTCAACTGAGGCTGAATATCATGTCATTGCCTCTGCAGCAACTGAGATCcatggattaagtcacttttgacagaTCTGCTTCTTCCGGTTACCACGCCTAATGTGCTTTTTACTAATAATTTGGGTGTCACGTATCTTTCAGCTAATTCTGTTTTTCACTCTCGAATGAAGCATCTGGctattgactatcactttgttCGTGATCTGGTACAGGCCTCCAAACTGCGAGTTACTCATATTCCTGCTGAGGATTAGTTGGCTGATGCACTTACAAAGTCGCTTTCTCGACCTTGGTTGTTTGCTTTTTGCAGCAAGATTAGTGTCATCTCTGGGACACCATATTGAGAGGGtgtattagaaaataattattataagtaaatagttatttatttcctagttattagggaataattattattaaaaaatagttatttatttcctagttattatatatatatatatatataatgtgtgaATTCTATTGTCAATATGGGATAGTCGTCCGGCTAAGTACTCCTCTGCTCGAGACGAAAACTTGTGACTTAGAGAGTCGTCTTGAATATATCTCGACGTAGATATCGATAGAGACAAGCTTCGTTAAGTCTAGCCTTACTAATTGATTCCACTAAAAGCTAGCCTCGTGAGGCTAACAAACCTTCTCTATAAGATTCGATTACAAACTCATAGATTTAATTTCTAAATGGCCATTTTGATTTATGATTATATCTAGCACGTATATGTATCTTGTATGTATGCGATGCAcgtattataataatttaaattattatctcACTTCCACAGTTTGTTTATAggaacaaaaatttaaaatactcaATCGTAAACCTAACCCGGCCTTTTAGCTGGGGGCCTCGACGCTAATGACACGGAGGAGCTGTCGAATTTACGACAGGAGAATGGAAAAATGAGAGAGAGAGGAAGGTAATCTAGATAGTTCTAGAATATCGGCTTCCGCCATTGCCCGTTGAAGACATGCCTTTGTCTCTAGCTTATTAGGCATGCGTCAATTTAGGTCAATCAATCAAGGACTCATGCTAATCAGGAATACCACTCTTCCAACTGATAAAATTTTAATGTATtgattcaaattaatttaatcaaacgTTAATAGGAATTAATGGTATATATAGAAATCGACCGACAAGGTGGAGTGGAGGTGTAATTTGTCTTGCGTTGATCTGCACCCATGGAGAAAAAACTATGAATGAAATTGAATCTGGAACGATTAAGtctcataaaaaaattttatcggTCGTTATGATAAATTAGGAAACGTTTAAGGTTGACAGTTCAGAAGTTCAGTATTATATGATTATATatctcatttggagaaaaaatatttataaatgcacCACATAATTGAGTATCGAACTGTTAATATCTAGATGATAAAATCAAGTATCACTTTCGTTGCACTGGGACGACCTGCatacatgaaaaaaaaatgataaactaaGTTGATTATAAtctttaattctaaaaataatgaaGTGTAAAAATGTAAAAACCGCGACCACGtcaatgcaaaaagaaaaaaagaaaaaagactcATGATTTAAGAAAAACAAAATAGAAGTGttcttttaaaagaaaagaaTGAGCGTTTTACAAAATGGCACTTGAAGTTTCCCGGCATCTAGATTTTATCAAAAGTCATATTTTCGTTTTAAAATATCTCCGTATTTGTTCAAACATctctatatttttaaaaatgattttgatatcCATTCAATGTCAAAAGTATAAAATAAGGGTGTgccccccagggcgtagcgcagacggtgggtgcatgatatctctggcgtaatggtcagggatcgattctcaggaactaacgaccgcctgtgtacctgtatgaacctcccttcatatccgtgggaccggtaCTAGGGGGCCGCTAAGATAATGAATCTACCTTTATAAAATAAGGGtgtgaattaatttttaaaagcatgACAAATTCAATTATTGTCTTAGTTTATCATTCTGAGAAGAAGGGCAAACGTTATTCGACTCAAAACACAGTTGATGACGTTTCTAATAGTTTTTCTCTCTAAAAATCTATATTCGACAACAacaaaaaattaatcaatttttgCTTATTTAACTACctaatgaatttaattttaaaatgtttaaaaatatttacatAATTCGTCGTTTCCTCTGTAAAGCATTTCAAGTTAATGGAATCATTCAACTTGAATATCGTGTGTCGAACGGCAGCGTAGTTCGAACGGCGCCTTGCTTAAACGTGTCGagcacaaaataaaaaatatttttggccaaaagaTTTTTTCGAATATTTTTAACACAATTACTGGATCATATAATAATTAACACGTAAAGACTTTCATTCATTGTAGCATTATATCGTCCTTAAAAGAATTaacacaaaatttaaaattattatcggGCTTCGATCTGCGTGCCTCGATCTCATAAAGCGTTAAGTTTATTTCcacaatttttttgataaaaaaaaaaaaggtactcCCCTGCTGCTCCGTTCATGCACTACCGATCGGAACAGGCGTGTAGAAGCGTTGCATGGCTTCAGCGATCTTCTGCTTATGCGCTGGCGAGGTGAAGTCGTCGTGCAGGAAGAACTGTGTGATCCTCGCGTGCTCAAACATCAACCTCCGGCAGCTACGCGGCACCAAGCTCGGCTTTAGACTCTCGTGCACCAGCTCGTCGAACGCCGCATCCATCTTCGCCTCTACGTGGCCCAACGCTTCCTCCGCCGTGCAGTTGCTCTCTTTCATGCTCAAGGCCACAGCGTTGTTCCCATCTGGCACCAGCGAGTTCTGCATGCGCCAAATTAAAACGATTAGTGATCAGTTTAATTCGATAACTCGAGAAAGCATTCAATTACTCTATCGAGTCCGATTAATAATGCCATACGTTGTGCATTTGGACATCGATGTACAGTCTCAAGAACTCGGAGAGTTGATCCTGGAGTCTGGATTTCTCGTTCAAGCAAAGCAGATCCAAATCCTTGAGACGCTCTCCCATCAGAAACACGGAAGGCAGTAATCTGACGGCCACGCCCAATTCGCTCTTGCCAAGGTCGATGTACTCCTTCAATGAGTGCTCCACGCTTTGTCCTCCTAATTTAGTCTCCCTAAGTTTCATGTACACCTCCATCTGTTTCTTCCTCTGTTGTCATTATTTCACCAAGGAATTTCAGTTAATTATTTAACTCTAATTAAGATTGattaaaatgaaaaactaaaagtttCTTGCAATTAATAGTAACTTACGAGTTCATGGAAGTAGGGGAACACATCCTTCCCTTGGACTTTACTGGCTTCCCCTGCTAATTCATTCAGAGTCTCATACAAAACATTCAATGTTGTTTTCAATTGAGCTGGAAGTGAAAGAGCCAGCGAGGGATTCCACCTGTAAATTAAATAAATCACAAGATAATTAGTCAGTGATTTCATtccacatcaaattaattaaacagGATTCAGAAAGGGCAGCATCCAGCATGATTCCCACTACTTACTCTTCAACTGCTTGGCACAGCAACTTCAAGTCCTCAGTGGATTCATGTTTGTAAAACAGATCTACGAGAACATTTTCAATGGAATTGAACTTGGTGTAGGCTATTCTGCTCGTAGCAAACTCTGGCTCAGAGAGTGTAGAAGCGATAGCGAAGTGAAGCTGCTCGGGGGACAGAGAGGCAGCTTCTAGTCCATAGCTATTCCACCAACTGTTAAATTAACCATATATACTTGTTAGGGTTCTTACAGCTTCAAAGCCCAAAAATGAAAGAATAGAATTAATTAAGCAGTTAGCGCAACATACTCTGCAATGGAATCCGTCTCCTTCTTGTATATTGCTTGCAGCCTGTTGAACTCCAACTTGGCAAGTTGTAGGTACTTCGGATTTGTCACATTGTATATCCTAAATATCGAGACGTACACAAGTCgcttaattttctaaattttgaaGGGGAGTAATTGATTAACAAAGCGGAATTAAAAATTGATTGTTACTCACAGGTAGATGGTCTTGGCGAGCCAAACATCGCTGTCTCCATAATGCTCAAGGTATTCCCTGGCATCAAGTCTGGGGAAGCTCCTCCTCCACGGGTACTCCAAGCCACGAGCAACCTCTTTGCCCAGTGCCTTCTTGCAGGACCACTTGTCGTCGACGTTGTTGTTCTTCACGCAATCCTTCAAGTATGTCTCCACAAAGGACTCGGCTTCCTTCAGAATTTTCTCGCCGGGgaaggcaacctgagagaagcGGTACAAGTTGTACATGTCTGATACTCCACGATGCGTTTGGCCTGGGAAGCATATGAAATTGCCATCGTCGTCTCTGAAGAACTCGATCAGATCTGCAAGCAAGTGACTCTTAGTTACGTTGGAATAAGTCTCATAAGAAATTAATAATGAACTTATGCACCATATATGTTGCATACCTGAGGAGACAGGGTAGCCATATAACCTCATCAGACGGAGGGCCATGCACGTATCGTCAACATCAGGAACGGTGTTGTCTCTGCCCCAAGAAACGCCTTGTTTCCCAGCATATCTATTCAACAACCATCGATAATTAAATTCTTTAGCGTAATGAGTTTAAGTATAACCAGTCTAGTTTGAATCTAAAAAATACTGGTCGTACTTGTAAACGTAATCAAGCGTCTCTATGATCTCTTTCTTGAAGAGATGGTCGATCCCAAGTCTCGCGATCGTATCGACGGCCCAGATGCGTTCGAAAAGGTCGATTGGGTATTGGCAGGGCACTGTTTAATTCGCCATGTTAATGAAATTAATTTATAACTAAAGAAGTTGCCGATCGAAGATGAAAACAAAaccaattaaaattttgataggGATAACTTACAATTGTCTCCAAATCTGTCTAGTACAGATTGCAAGAACTCAAGGCATTTCTTGTCACCAGTCTTCATGTAGACTGCGGCCGTGGAAGAAGCAGAGCTGAGGAAGCTCCCATCTGCAGATTGAAGCTTGAGAATTTTGTCCCATTGCACGACTTCCTGTAAGGCTTCCAACGTGTATAGCAGCGTCGTGTGCACTGAATGCATCACTTGCACTGGGATTCTGCCACAGATCAGTTGTAGTTTGCGTTGAATTCGATTTTCCTTGCCGATTAAATcagtaattaattaatctatactCATTAATTAATCAGTCACCTGCTCATTTTCTTTTCCCTAAATTGGACAATTTTTTGAATGGACGGACGATCATATGGAAGATCGATGCCCAGAGTCTTGGCTTCGTTCAACATGGAAGGAAATGCAACCTCGAATCCGCTAGTTATCAGACTCTCGCTCGCGGTCTCTATTTCATCCACATGATTCCTCAAGTAATCTAGACCTGCAAGATCAATTAAGTTGTAGATCGATGATTCATTTCACATGCCAAaatcattaatatatatattgattaatTAAAGATATTGTGTGGTACCTTTCTCTATCTGGTCTTCTGCAACGTTCCAGGTTTTGAGTGCAAGGACGCATGACAGAGTGCAAATCAATCGATCGAAGACGAGGTAGTAAGTGGGCTCTCCCCAAGAGCCATCTTCCAACTGGTTCTTGAGAATCCAATCAACAGTCTGCGGGAAGTGAGGCCTGCTCGGTTCCTCCGTGGACGGAATCCTAGCCACCCACGCAGTGTCATAAGCCGAAGCGTTCGTCTCGCCGTCGTTCATCGACCGGAAGATCTCTTTGATTTCCTTAACCAGCGTCTCCCACCTCTCGTTCTTCTCCTCAACCTTCGCCTAAAAAATTTATGAGCTAGCAGTAAGCAGAAAGTACATGCATGCACGCACGCAAGGCAGGATCTTGATTCTTGATTGATTTTCAGCCGAGGTCTATTACCGGGAGGGTTGGCAACTGGGCTTCTTTTGTGAGCTCGACTTGTGGAGATTGCGTTGCTTTGAGAGCGATTCCGGCACACCTCTTGCTCCGTGACTGGATGGAAACCGTCTTTTTTCCGTGGCTGAAGCCTGCGCTGCCATTGTTCATCCTCGCCTGCAGGGCCAAGTTCCGGCGGCCATTGGCCAGGCCCCTCGACAAGGCGAGGGTGTTGGGAGCGGCAGGAAGCTGGCACAGGCTCTCCATGATCTCtgatcttcctctccctcactctCTCCGCTTGTGGCTTCTGAAGGTTTATGATTCGTCTTTGGCAAGCTAAGTGCAGCAGCTGTCTGTATACGAAAGAGAGGAGGGGGAAGGAATTGGAGTTGGATCAATTAGTGGAGAAGTCATCTATAAGTAAGAGAGGTGGCGGATTACTTGCGACACCGCGTTCTTGCAAAATAATATGGAAGAAATTAAACAACCGTCGAGTCCCGGCGTTGAGGAGGATTCCAAGCGGCAACGTCAGTCAACGATGCTAGGCGGGCGGGTTCTTACATTGACTAAGTAGTAGTTAATTAACTATTATAATTTGCAAtttctcttttgttttttctctctttttttttccatttaatttataaaaatatatcacACTTCCAGCGCGCCTTTCAATTGATTAATTATATATCTCGCATCGAATGCCAACTACGCTTCAGACGGTAAGAATTTTTCTTGGAtgataatttaataatattatcAAATAATTTAGTGAGTTAAGTtagtaataaattttaaaatattattatgattttttttaaaagtaaagtgccataaatttagctaagttttcttaaaaaataacatacatt from Zingiber officinale cultivar Zhangliang chromosome 5B, Zo_v1.1, whole genome shotgun sequence encodes the following:
- the LOC121985758 gene encoding bifunctional levopimaradiene synthase, chloroplastic-like, which encodes MESLCQLPAAPNTLALSRGLANGRRNLALQARMNNGSAGFSHGKKTVSIQSRSKRCAGIALKATQSPQVELTKEAQLPTLPAKVEEKNERWETLVKEIKEIFRSMNDGETNASAYDTAWVARIPSTEEPSRPHFPQTVDWILKNQLEDGSWGEPTYYLVFDRLICTLSCVLALKTWNVAEDQIEKGLDYLRNHVDEIETASESLITSGFEVAFPSMLNEAKTLGIDLPYDRPSIQKIVQFREKKMSRIPVQVMHSVHTTLLYTLEALQEVVQWDKILKLQSADGSFLSSASSTAAVYMKTGDKKCLEFLQSVLDRFGDNLPCQYPIDLFERIWAVDTIARLGIDHLFKKEIIETLDYVYKYAGKQGVSWGRDNTVPDVDDTCMALRLMRLYGYPVSSDLIEFFRDDDGNFICFPGQTHRGVSDMYNLYRFSQVAFPGEKILKEAESFVETYLKDCVKNNNVDDKWSCKKALGKEVARGLEYPWRRSFPRLDAREYLEHYGDSDVWLAKTIYLIYNVTNPKYLQLAKLEFNRLQAIYKKETDSIADWWNSYGLEAASLSPEQLHFAIASTLSEPEFATSRIAYTKFNSIENVLVDLFYKHESTEDLKLLCQAVEEWNPSLALSLPAQLKTTLNVLYETLNELAGEASKVQGKDVFPYFHELRKKQMEVYMKLRETKLGGQSVEHSLKEYIDLGKSELGVAVRLLPSVFLMGERLKDLDLLCLNEKSRLQDQLSEFLRLYIDVQMHNNSLVPDGNNAVALSMKESNCTAEEALGHVEAKMDAAFDELVHESLKPSLVPRSCRRLMFEHARITQFFLHDDFTSPAHKQKIAEAMQRFYTPVPIGSA